The Pseudobacteroides sp. genome includes a window with the following:
- a CDS encoding CoA-binding protein — MLEETMLEKKVWAVVGANRRQEKYGNMIYCKLKNKGYEVYAVNPVYDEVEGDKCYKDLSSLPKVPEVINMVVSPKRGKVFLEEAARLGISYIWLQPGTYDDEIMKQIDDLGLKSVQACVLVATI, encoded by the coding sequence ATGCTGGAGGAAACAATGCTTGAAAAAAAGGTGTGGGCTGTTGTCGGTGCCAACCGAAGACAGGAGAAGTATGGAAATATGATTTACTGCAAGCTAAAGAATAAAGGATACGAGGTTTATGCGGTAAACCCGGTATACGATGAAGTAGAAGGGGACAAATGCTACAAGGATCTTTCATCCCTGCCTAAGGTTCCTGAGGTAATCAATATGGTTGTCTCTCCTAAAAGAGGAAAGGTGTTTTTAGAAGAAGCGGCAAGGCTGGGAATAAGCTATATTTGGCTTCAACCGGGGACATATGATGATGAGATTATGAAGCAGATTGATGATCTAGGGCTAAAGTCGGTTCAGGCATGTGTACTTGTAGCCACAATATGA
- a CDS encoding DUF6323 family protein — translation MDKNFLLSPISDMHLAAVDEIIKCNEITSRYGLVLSLTEAKELVETRSQTLKSYGRIELGGGIINKLIDAFCDSPYISQKDYSNILNELIETFYYFKNETLDQLSDDELINLMKDNFNNRCHGSLELLQNRDLDKIARSIRYGEDDYDNLDVDDGAEEYYFGEDYE, via the coding sequence ATGGATAAAAATTTTCTTCTCTCACCAATTTCGGATATGCATCTAGCAGCTGTAGATGAAATAATAAAGTGTAATGAGATCACATCCCGTTATGGACTTGTTTTATCACTTACTGAAGCAAAAGAGCTTGTCGAGACAAGAAGCCAAACCCTAAAAAGCTATGGAAGGATTGAATTGGGGGGAGGCATAATAAATAAGCTGATTGATGCCTTCTGCGATTCGCCTTATATTTCACAAAAAGACTATTCAAATATTCTAAACGAGCTTATTGAAACCTTCTACTACTTTAAAAATGAAACCCTGGATCAATTAAGTGATGATGAACTGATAAACTTGATGAAGGACAACTTTAACAACAGGTGTCATGGTTCCCTAGAGCTTTTACAAAACAGGGACTTGGATAAAATAGCACGGAGTATTCGGTATGGTGAGGACGACTATGATAACCTGGATGTAGATGATGGTGCGGAAGAGTACTACTTCGGGGAGGATTACGAATGA
- a CDS encoding DUF6179 domain-containing protein, with amino-acid sequence MSKGIEKQYPISEENLDKANYLQSLLNEAMRLKLLSTEEIEGLRIQLAQMLAMETSSYTQGDSSSLKVETAQEIMMSIIYTLDFYLKSLPNTDECLASLKSMKIMEIYAKGKELIKTAFEQAKKLYELVGKNKISTDNYAYNDTIEALSGFFKDYNPMFAAHDSKVSIDYPLCIDNMDTCGVEYIVTYLKKLYYENEFCRRFPDESIGYLLNGYSNDNKQLLVNIFELILANSLGSALLKRSPKDLKTDKDDCIYLQTYLSSMAPDDYELAIIQASDKIIYELEISNEFLLKYIPQAVKYLSIRIKGLLELNKLSTFFIELKEKIDEADYRFEDGVSMDDELFRKVTENIRDCSKVSHKLEIIWKEVRSFRDLVDVLGADCIFGDEYDEVFSSFNDLELAMLLSEIPSDKFYKDISSNPEDYDLHMSESEKEWQTRLKAFVERLEDVHKEKIIQLRENLHGYFS; translated from the coding sequence ATGAGTAAAGGTATTGAAAAACAGTATCCTATAAGTGAAGAAAATTTAGATAAGGCTAACTATCTGCAGTCTTTGTTAAATGAAGCTATGAGGCTTAAACTGCTATCCACAGAAGAAATTGAAGGTCTCAGAATACAGCTGGCTCAAATGCTTGCTATGGAAACCAGTTCATATACTCAGGGCGACAGCAGCTCATTGAAGGTTGAAACAGCCCAGGAGATCATGATGTCTATTATATACACTCTTGATTTTTATCTTAAAAGCTTACCCAATACTGATGAATGTTTGGCATCACTTAAGTCCATGAAGATCATGGAGATTTATGCAAAAGGAAAAGAGCTTATAAAAACTGCATTTGAACAAGCAAAAAAACTATACGAATTAGTCGGAAAAAATAAAATCTCTACCGATAATTATGCTTATAATGACACCATCGAAGCTCTTTCAGGCTTCTTTAAGGATTATAATCCCATGTTTGCCGCACATGATTCCAAGGTGTCCATAGATTACCCTCTGTGTATAGACAATATGGATACATGCGGTGTTGAATATATCGTCACATATCTTAAAAAGCTGTATTATGAAAATGAGTTTTGCAGAAGGTTTCCAGATGAAAGTATAGGATATTTGCTAAACGGCTACAGCAATGATAACAAACAACTGCTGGTTAATATTTTTGAACTTATACTTGCAAACTCATTAGGCTCTGCACTTCTCAAAAGAAGCCCAAAAGATCTGAAAACAGATAAGGATGACTGCATATACCTGCAGACCTACTTGAGCAGTATGGCCCCAGATGATTATGAACTGGCAATAATTCAAGCATCGGATAAAATTATTTATGAGCTGGAAATTTCAAATGAATTTCTATTAAAATACATTCCCCAAGCTGTTAAATATTTATCAATCAGAATAAAGGGATTACTGGAGTTAAACAAGTTATCAACTTTTTTTATTGAGCTAAAAGAAAAAATTGATGAAGCAGATTATCGTTTTGAGGATGGAGTTAGTATGGATGATGAGTTATTCAGGAAGGTAACAGAGAATATACGTGATTGCAGTAAAGTTTCACACAAGTTGGAAATTATATGGAAAGAGGTCCGCAGCTTCAGGGATTTGGTAGATGTGCTTGGAGCAGACTGCATATTTGGTGATGAATATGATGAGGTATTCTCCTCCTTCAATGACCTTGAACTGGCAATGCTTTTAAGTGAGATTCCGTCCGACAAATTTTATAAAGACATTTCCTCAAATCCCGAGGATTATGATTTACACATGTCTGAAAGTGAAAAGGAATGGCAGACAAGGTTAAAAGCATTCGTAGAGAGACTTGAAGATGTCCATAAAGAAAAAATTATTCAACTACGGGAAAACCTTCATGGGTATTTCTCCTGA
- a CDS encoding alpha/beta hydrolase-fold protein encodes MNLKTDIEKLNTDKSPLIDGETVTFTYKGTARDIYLVGDYNNWELQDKMKKHPHMDLWYITKQFPENARFDYKYVVDGSWITDPLNQNITAGGAGDNSTLIMPKYKSDYEQILSKNVPRGRVIKDLKYNSISLSIEMKYHIYLPFGYEKAKVNCMLYALDGSDYLNFSNMNLVLDYMIHMGEIPNLVCVLLDPHDRTKEYTVYEPYYNYVIKELIPEVETQYTNNSGYLDRAVIGVSWGGLTSIYLAACTPGYFKRVLSQSGSFWPKDWLIFDLVSEAVTPQIKFILQTGTIQDTEEMNDAMVNILKAKSYTVDYTKYAESHSWGNWKGHISEGLRKLYQESN; translated from the coding sequence ATGAATTTGAAAACTGATATAGAAAAATTAAATACCGACAAGTCACCTTTGATAGACGGGGAAACGGTTACTTTTACTTATAAAGGCACTGCCAGGGACATTTACCTTGTTGGAGATTATAACAATTGGGAACTACAGGATAAGATGAAAAAGCATCCGCATATGGACCTTTGGTATATAACAAAGCAATTTCCCGAAAATGCACGATTTGATTATAAATATGTGGTTGATGGGAGCTGGATTACAGATCCGTTAAATCAAAACATTACGGCTGGCGGTGCAGGCGATAATTCCACGCTCATTATGCCCAAATACAAAAGTGATTATGAACAAATACTATCAAAAAATGTTCCCCGAGGCAGAGTTATAAAGGATCTTAAGTATAATAGCATCTCTCTCAGCATTGAAATGAAATACCACATATATCTTCCCTTCGGATATGAGAAGGCGAAAGTAAATTGTATGCTTTATGCACTTGATGGCTCCGATTACTTAAATTTCAGCAATATGAACCTGGTTCTTGATTATATGATCCATATGGGAGAAATCCCAAATCTAGTATGTGTACTTTTAGATCCCCATGACAGGACAAAGGAATATACTGTTTATGAACCCTACTACAATTATGTTATTAAAGAGTTGATTCCCGAGGTTGAGACTCAATACACCAATAATTCAGGGTACTTGGACAGAGCAGTTATAGGTGTTTCATGGGGTGGATTAACATCTATCTACCTTGCTGCTTGTACTCCAGGATATTTCAAAAGGGTATTGTCACAGTCAGGCTCATTCTGGCCAAAAGATTGGTTAATTTTTGACCTTGTTAGTGAAGCGGTTACACCACAAATAAAGTTTATTCTTCAAACCGGGACAATACAGGATACAGAGGAAATGAACGATGCTATGGTAAATATACTTAAGGCAAAAAGTTATACAGTGGATTATACTAAATATGCAGAAAGCCATAGTTGGGGAAACTGGAAAGGCCATATCAGCGAAGGATTGAGAAAATTATACCAAGAGAGCAATTAG
- a CDS encoding spore coat protein, whose amino-acid sequence MTNMIQNLAGMGNMTEQVIATDFLLASKNAIKGYAAALAETATPEVRDTLRRQLDVAIGTHERITNYMMNKGYYHAYNPQEQIKVDMKAADTVVNMQQGQ is encoded by the coding sequence ATGACAAACATGATTCAGAACTTGGCAGGTATGGGAAATATGACAGAACAGGTGATTGCGACTGATTTTCTACTTGCTTCAAAAAATGCTATAAAGGGATATGCAGCAGCATTGGCTGAAACTGCAACACCTGAAGTAAGGGATACTTTACGCAGACAGTTGGATGTTGCTATTGGTACTCATGAAAGAATCACAAATTATATGATGAATAAGGGATATTACCATGCGTATAATCCTCAGGAACAGATAAAGGTTGACATGAAAGCTGCCGATACGGTTGTAAACATGCAGCAAGGTCAATAA
- a CDS encoding spore coat protein — protein sequence MAKGKTIAPHEAFELHEILTFKNVCATKSATMAGLAKDQELKSLLDQDFAISQGHIKELQSLMQGSTWATGNTTGTTSH from the coding sequence TTGGCTAAAGGAAAAACTATAGCACCACATGAGGCATTTGAACTACATGAGATTCTGACATTCAAAAACGTATGTGCAACAAAATCTGCAACAATGGCCGGGCTTGCTAAGGATCAGGAGTTGAAGAGCCTTTTGGATCAGGATTTTGCTATCTCTCAGGGACATATAAAGGAGCTGCAGAGCCTGATGCAGGGATCAACCTGGGCAACAGGTAATACAACAGGTACAACAAGTCATTAG
- a CDS encoding type Z 30S ribosomal protein S14, with protein sequence MAKKAMIIKQRRVPKYRVRKYNRCKLCGRPHAYMRKFGICRLCFRTLAYKGQIPGIRKASW encoded by the coding sequence GTGGCAAAAAAAGCTATGATAATAAAACAGCGTAGAGTGCCCAAATACAGAGTCAGAAAGTATAACAGGTGTAAGCTATGCGGAAGGCCTCATGCATACATGAGAAAATTTGGGATTTGCAGACTATGCTTTAGAACCTTGGCCTATAAAGGGCAAATTCCTGGCATAAGAAAGGCCAGCTGGTAA
- a CDS encoding YbaN family protein, whose protein sequence is MIGIKSITRAILMVCGCVALFLGIAGLFLPLLPTTPFILLAAACFSRSSDKFYNRLLSNKWVGNYIKNYRDGKGIPKRAKVLSLLTLWITMGFTALVIIKIIWLKILMVIIALAVSTHILSIKTLNRK, encoded by the coding sequence ATGATAGGTATTAAAAGTATTACCAGAGCCATATTGATGGTATGCGGATGTGTTGCCCTGTTTTTGGGGATAGCAGGATTATTTTTACCCTTACTTCCAACGACACCCTTTATATTGTTGGCTGCAGCTTGTTTTTCCAGAAGCTCGGACAAGTTCTATAACAGGCTTCTGAGTAATAAGTGGGTGGGAAATTACATAAAGAATTACAGGGATGGAAAGGGTATCCCCAAAAGAGCCAAGGTATTGTCTTTGCTGACTTTGTGGATAACAATGGGCTTTACGGCTCTAGTTATTATAAAAATAATATGGTTAAAAATTTTGATGGTAATAATTGCATTGGCTGTTTCAACTCATATTCTTTCAATAAAAACTCTTAATAGAAAATAG
- a CDS encoding TerD family protein: MSQSLQPGGNITLGALKGTVIITHKLSQEVDTSLTAFLLADNYKVRGDGDIVFYNQPQGPGGMAVYYPPKDEAGERAHKISFDISKAEAGITRIAVTLTEDKGNGFAKVQNLKASVQVGNDVIELMPITFKEEKGIVVLELYIRNGQPKVKSVWQGFSSGLDGLCKHFGVEVAKDDSQAAKHQKVKPQEVEVQQVKVSELKAPDVKVQDAQVPNVIEEEKPTVNLQKVTGKVNLSKGQNPVIIDKTAEITSYVTWDSGTDYDIYALVLTKEGKQIDVAMFGAEGVLPLQNFGNGTVEHMGDVGRSDNDRGFLFFRSSKKGKADTKTEIIKIRPNDNVLAVVPVVYSAQSNGTGSFYRYRASMTIDNNEGTTVSISSENANDDDLIYTCIPGIILNTPEGIVIDPVEMYSRPGSEKRPKLKLGTDGKVKVFMDAGPENDFK, encoded by the coding sequence ATGAGCCAATCACTTCAGCCTGGAGGAAATATCACTCTGGGTGCTTTGAAAGGGACTGTAATAATAACACATAAACTGTCACAAGAAGTAGATACTTCTTTGACAGCTTTTTTACTTGCTGATAATTATAAGGTAAGAGGAGACGGTGATATTGTCTTTTATAATCAACCGCAGGGACCTGGAGGTATGGCGGTTTACTATCCTCCAAAGGATGAAGCGGGGGAGAGAGCCCATAAAATCAGCTTTGATATCTCAAAGGCAGAAGCAGGAATTACCAGGATTGCAGTTACATTAACTGAAGATAAGGGTAATGGATTTGCAAAAGTTCAAAACCTTAAAGCAAGTGTACAGGTGGGAAATGATGTTATAGAGCTGATGCCTATAACATTTAAAGAGGAAAAAGGGATTGTTGTGCTGGAGTTATATATAAGGAATGGCCAGCCGAAAGTAAAGTCTGTATGGCAGGGGTTTTCATCGGGATTGGATGGTTTGTGCAAGCATTTTGGTGTAGAAGTGGCAAAGGATGACTCTCAGGCCGCTAAACATCAGAAAGTTAAACCCCAGGAAGTTGAAGTTCAGCAAGTAAAAGTATCGGAATTAAAAGCACCGGATGTAAAAGTGCAGGATGCACAAGTTCCGAATGTAATAGAAGAAGAAAAACCAACGGTTAATCTACAGAAGGTTACGGGAAAAGTTAACTTAAGCAAGGGACAAAATCCTGTTATTATTGACAAAACTGCAGAAATAACTTCCTATGTAACTTGGGATTCCGGAACGGATTATGATATATATGCGTTGGTGCTAACTAAAGAAGGAAAGCAGATTGACGTAGCCATGTTTGGTGCTGAAGGCGTGCTGCCTTTACAAAACTTTGGCAACGGCACTGTAGAGCATATGGGAGACGTAGGACGATCAGATAATGACAGGGGGTTCTTGTTCTTCCGCTCATCTAAAAAAGGCAAGGCTGACACTAAGACAGAAATTATTAAAATAAGGCCAAATGACAATGTGCTTGCGGTTGTTCCTGTTGTTTACTCAGCCCAGAGCAACGGCACAGGTTCCTTTTATCGTTATCGTGCATCAATGACTATAGATAATAACGAGGGAACTACAGTTTCTATATCGTCTGAAAATGCTAATGATGATGACTTAATTTATACATGTATTCCGGGGATAATCCTGAATACACCTGAAGGAATTGTAATAGATCCTGTTGAAATGTATAGCAGGCCAGGCTCAGAGAAAAGGCCAAAACTCAAATTGGGAACAGATGGCAAAGTTAAGGTTTTTATGGATGCTGGCCCTGAAAATGACTTTAAGTAA
- a CDS encoding sulfite exporter TauE/SafE family protein produces MIVLGFSVGAIGTVVGVGGGFILLPVLLTVYPQMHHEVITSITLLIGLINASTGVLAHRRTRRLDLRSGLIFAAATVPASVLGTYLTQYLPVYLFQITLGSIMIMVSILMFVKNQAKKEKVVQNSNSSFIMQRSYKKEDGTVETWSYDVRIGVVCSAIAGFISSIVGLAGGVFHIPMMIRILGFPVLIATATSQFIVIFSCLSGTITNMFSGVILGGAVTAIVISLGVVPGAFFGVHISKRLKSAWVVRIFAILLMVAALKIIISGIAELM; encoded by the coding sequence TTGATTGTTTTGGGTTTTAGTGTAGGGGCTATTGGAACAGTAGTTGGAGTCGGCGGAGGGTTTATACTTCTTCCGGTTTTACTTACTGTTTATCCCCAAATGCACCATGAAGTTATCACGTCAATAACATTATTAATTGGACTTATCAATGCTTCTACAGGTGTTTTGGCACACAGGCGTACAAGGAGATTGGATTTGAGATCAGGTTTGATTTTTGCGGCTGCTACAGTACCGGCCTCGGTTTTAGGGACATATTTGACCCAATATTTACCGGTTTATTTATTTCAGATAACTTTAGGTTCTATTATGATTATGGTTTCCATACTTATGTTTGTAAAAAATCAGGCAAAGAAAGAAAAAGTAGTTCAAAATTCTAACTCTTCATTTATTATGCAAAGAAGCTATAAAAAAGAGGATGGAACAGTTGAAACATGGTCCTATGATGTAAGGATTGGGGTGGTATGCAGTGCGATAGCAGGCTTTATTTCCAGTATTGTAGGCCTGGCAGGCGGGGTATTCCATATACCTATGATGATACGGATTCTTGGTTTTCCTGTGTTAATCGCCACAGCAACATCCCAGTTTATCGTAATATTCAGCTGCCTTTCAGGGACCATAACAAATATGTTTTCCGGTGTTATCCTCGGAGGAGCTGTAACTGCAATTGTAATAAGTCTTGGGGTAGTTCCGGGGGCATTTTTCGGGGTACATATTTCTAAAAGACTTAAAAGTGCTTGGGTTGTAAGAATATTTGCAATTTTATTGATGGTTGCAGCCTTGAAGATTATTATTTCCGGAATTGCAGAGCTGATGTGA
- the rbr gene encoding rubrerythrin: MKSLKGTKTAENLLKAFAGESQARTRYTFYASVADKEGYKQIKNIFIETADNEKEHAKRFYKFLLEGLQGELPAMIEINASYPVAQGTTIENLKAAAEGENEEWSDLYPAFAKVAQEEGFPEVAAAFKLIASVEKHHEARYKKLAENIANGAVFKKDEKILWKCGNCGYIHEGTEAPEKCPACVHPKSYFEAFVESY; this comes from the coding sequence ATGAAGAGTTTAAAGGGGACAAAAACTGCGGAAAATTTATTAAAAGCTTTTGCTGGTGAATCGCAGGCACGTACAAGATATACGTTTTATGCTTCGGTTGCAGATAAAGAAGGCTACAAGCAGATAAAGAATATTTTTATTGAAACTGCAGACAACGAAAAGGAACATGCAAAAAGGTTCTATAAGTTCCTACTTGAGGGGTTGCAGGGTGAACTGCCGGCTATGATTGAAATCAATGCATCATATCCTGTTGCACAGGGTACTACCATAGAAAATTTAAAAGCAGCAGCAGAGGGAGAAAACGAAGAGTGGTCAGACCTATACCCGGCTTTTGCAAAGGTCGCCCAAGAGGAAGGATTCCCAGAGGTTGCAGCAGCGTTTAAGCTTATTGCATCTGTTGAAAAACACCATGAAGCAAGATACAAAAAGCTGGCAGAGAATATAGCCAATGGTGCAGTATTTAAAAAAGATGAGAAGATCCTATGGAAGTGTGGCAATTGCGGATATATTCATGAAGGCACAGAAGCACCTGAAAAATGTCCTGCATGCGTTCATCCTAAATCATATTTTGAAGCGTTTGTAGAAAGCTATTAA
- a CDS encoding YhcN/YlaJ family sporulation lipoprotein, with protein MKRRFPVILSVLLGVGLLTVLLAGGNILRRGNNGTNRNYTTQQGRNLSGTSMNGPSPIAGPNARNMAGTNADRGLNKTSPDIMKMGAKDINNNTNTNNSTNNNASNNNNTDNINNIRKGITFDRNNINNNNNNAHNNNFGTDTARLNTTAQHTGFNSKKADNICTQLDKINGIDNVKAAVSGNTALVGYDAANNNSDIGATKKLISDRVKQMDGTITNVVITDSKDISTRIGNLADNIKNKKPITQLDDEFNRIMQSINPAGNVFTR; from the coding sequence ATGAAAAGAAGATTTCCAGTAATTTTATCTGTATTGTTAGGAGTAGGACTATTAACTGTCCTATTAGCAGGAGGTAATATCCTTAGAAGAGGCAACAATGGCACAAACCGCAACTATACAACTCAACAGGGAAGGAACCTTTCAGGAACAAGCATGAATGGCCCAAGCCCTATAGCAGGCCCAAATGCAAGAAATATGGCCGGCACCAACGCTGATAGGGGACTTAATAAAACCTCACCGGATATAATGAAGATGGGTGCAAAAGACATAAACAACAACACTAATACTAATAATAGCACTAATAATAACGCTAGCAACAATAACAACACTGATAACATTAATAACATAAGAAAAGGCATAACTTTTGACAGAAACAATATTAACAATAATAACAACAATGCCCATAACAATAATTTTGGTACTGATACAGCAAGGCTTAACACCACTGCTCAACATACAGGCTTTAACAGTAAAAAAGCAGATAATATATGTACTCAGTTAGACAAAATTAATGGAATTGATAATGTAAAAGCAGCCGTAAGCGGTAATACAGCCCTTGTTGGGTATGACGCAGCTAATAACAATAGCGATATCGGAGCAACAAAAAAATTGATCTCCGATAGGGTAAAGCAAATGGATGGCACTATAACAAATGTTGTCATTACAGACTCTAAAGATATATCTACAAGAATAGGAAATTTGGCTGATAATATTAAGAATAAAAAACCTATTACGCAATTGGACGATGAGTTTAACAGGATTATGCAGAGCATTAATCCTGCAGGAAACGTGTTTACGCGTTAG
- a CDS encoding demethoxyubiquinone hydroxylase family protein, translating to MAQFANPFVGNPPKLMSNEELAQALRFDIAGELEAIVGYEAHAMATNDERIKKNLYHIADEERRHVGELQQLLYMISPREAEHVERGKQKIIRQQEMNFQAPIQ from the coding sequence ATGGCACAGTTCGCAAACCCGTTTGTAGGTAATCCCCCAAAGTTAATGTCAAACGAGGAATTAGCCCAAGCTCTGCGTTTTGATATTGCAGGAGAGCTTGAAGCAATAGTCGGGTATGAGGCTCATGCAATGGCTACCAATGATGAAAGAATAAAAAAGAACCTTTATCATATTGCCGATGAGGAAAGAAGGCATGTAGGAGAACTACAACAGCTTCTCTATATGATAAGCCCACGAGAGGCAGAACACGTAGAAAGAGGAAAGCAGAAGATAATAAGGCAGCAGGAAATGAACTTTCAGGCCCCTATTCAATAA
- a CDS encoding TerC/Alx family metal homeostasis membrane protein: MSTKKALFWVLFWVGLALSFNVGIYFYSGSQKAMEFFGGYIIEQSLSLDNLFLFLIIFSSFGIGPEYQRRVLNYGIAGAIILRLIFVVLGVAVVNKFNWILYIFGLILLFTGLKILLKKEKEKDHKNSKLLKFMGKFVPFTDKLEGDRFFVRKNKVLYATPLFAILVLVEGSDIIFAIDSIPAIFSITRDTFIVYTSNIFAIMGLRSLYFLLEKVSGAFKYVKHGVAVILIFTGVKLAILFFGIHIPILLSIGIIALILALSIIFSAISNRMGKAIVQSEL, encoded by the coding sequence ATGTCTACAAAAAAAGCGTTGTTTTGGGTTTTGTTCTGGGTAGGTTTGGCTTTGTCGTTTAATGTTGGGATATACTTTTATTCCGGTTCACAAAAGGCCATGGAGTTTTTTGGAGGATATATAATTGAACAGAGCTTATCATTGGATAACCTGTTTTTATTCCTCATTATATTTTCCAGCTTTGGCATTGGGCCGGAATACCAAAGAAGGGTTTTAAATTATGGCATTGCAGGTGCAATTATTCTGAGATTGATATTTGTAGTGCTTGGTGTTGCAGTAGTAAATAAGTTCAATTGGATATTGTATATATTTGGTCTTATTCTTTTGTTTACAGGTTTAAAAATACTTCTAAAGAAAGAAAAAGAAAAGGATCACAAGAACTCTAAGCTTCTAAAATTTATGGGCAAGTTTGTTCCATTTACCGACAAACTTGAAGGGGATAGATTTTTTGTCAGAAAAAATAAAGTGCTTTATGCAACCCCGCTGTTTGCCATCCTTGTGTTGGTGGAAGGGTCGGATATAATATTTGCTATAGACTCGATTCCAGCGATCTTTTCTATCACTCGGGATACATTTATAGTCTACACTTCTAACATTTTTGCAATAATGGGACTAAGAAGCCTCTACTTCCTCCTGGAAAAGGTAAGTGGTGCATTCAAATATGTAAAGCATGGGGTTGCGGTAATCCTTATTTTTACAGGTGTGAAGTTAGCTATATTGTTCTTTGGTATACATATCCCAATATTGCTATCTATAGGCATTATTGCATTAATATTAGCTTTAAGTATAATATTTTCTGCGATTTCCAACAGAATGGGCAAAGCAATTGTACAAAGTGAACTATAA
- a CDS encoding VTT domain-containing protein gives MGIVLQSISFLSNLDTQIIDMIHKFGSLTYLFLFLIVFCQTGLFLAPFLPGESLLFVVGTLSASGTMNIWVVTISLMLAAIFGDTVNYNFGKYFGPKIFKKQNAWLLNRKHLDESHAFYERHGGKTVIIAKFLPLVRTVAPFAAGMGNMPYKKYLSYNIIGSIAWVAINVFMGYFFGKIPMVKRNFFLVIIAVIGISIIPGIVTWLVRMLRNKRAAAQK, from the coding sequence ATGGGAATAGTATTGCAGTCTATTAGTTTTTTATCCAACCTGGATACACAGATAATTGATATGATTCACAAATTCGGATCATTGACTTATTTGTTTTTATTTTTAATTGTATTCTGCCAGACAGGGCTTTTTTTAGCACCTTTTCTTCCAGGGGAATCACTGCTTTTTGTAGTAGGTACACTTTCGGCATCGGGAACTATGAATATATGGGTGGTAACAATTTCACTTATGCTGGCAGCTATTTTTGGGGATACAGTAAATTATAACTTTGGAAAATATTTTGGACCCAAAATTTTTAAAAAGCAAAACGCCTGGTTGTTAAACAGAAAACACTTGGATGAGTCACATGCTTTTTATGAAAGGCACGGCGGAAAGACTGTAATAATAGCAAAGTTTCTGCCTTTAGTCAGAACTGTAGCACCTTTTGCAGCTGGTATGGGAAACATGCCTTATAAAAAGTATCTTTCCTACAACATTATTGGCAGTATTGCCTGGGTAGCCATAAATGTGTTTATGGGTTACTTTTTCGGCAAAATCCCAATGGTAAAGAGAAATTTTTTTCTGGTCATAATAGCGGTAATAGGAATAAGCATTATACCAGGTATTGTAACATGGCTTGTAAGGATGTTGAGGAATAAAAGAGCTGCTGCACAAAAATGA
- a CDS encoding carbonic anhydrase, translated as MQLIKVTEEKQIPSFYYNTPIWELISYQNLGAEFKSYTSAQLLVGMCMDNRKQLRIPENFAYIIRTGGANLRYSEFKVSYAIAIGGVKHIALIAHDNCGMVNLVSKREQFIEGLCQNANWSRQRAEEHFVNYAPLFEIDNELEFVLNESKRLSQKYTGIKVAPLIYSIEDNMLNVILE; from the coding sequence GTGCAACTTATTAAGGTGACAGAAGAAAAACAAATACCTTCTTTTTATTATAATACACCTATCTGGGAGTTGATATCATATCAAAACCTGGGTGCAGAATTTAAATCATACACCTCAGCTCAACTCCTTGTTGGGATGTGTATGGATAATAGAAAACAACTGCGTATACCGGAAAATTTTGCTTATATTATAAGAACAGGCGGTGCCAACTTAAGGTATTCGGAATTCAAAGTATCCTATGCTATTGCTATTGGTGGAGTCAAGCATATTGCGTTGATTGCTCATGACAATTGCGGGATGGTAAACCTGGTTTCAAAAAGGGAGCAGTTTATTGAAGGCTTGTGTCAAAATGCAAACTGGAGCAGGCAGAGGGCTGAAGAGCACTTTGTGAATTATGCTCCGTTATTTGAAATTGATAATGAGTTAGAATTTGTATTGAATGAATCCAAAAGATTGTCTCAAAAATACACTGGAATAAAAGTGGCACCGCTTATTTATTCTATTGAAGACAATATGCTAAATGTGATTTTAGAATGA